A part of Blastocatellia bacterium genomic DNA contains:
- a CDS encoding nitrous oxide reductase family maturation protein NosD — MRNSQTLPSRGIARFIAPVLILIGASWSVTDAQGKTLVVNPQGPITSVAAAVAQAAAGDLIRIEAGLYTGNLVLDKPLTLEGSGRAIIRGLGRGSVITVLAPGCALRGLIIEHSGGQLIDEDSGILVKSSGNLIENNQLRDVLFGIYLFQADDNTVRRNTIRGRGELGLGERGSGIHIWNSKRNLIADNVITQMRDGMYLQYASQSTIRGNRIFDLRYGLHYMNSDDNTFDENIFHDNVAGAAIMYSRRIRFRRNVFWRNRGFSSYGILFQDCEECWAEENFILDNATGIFMEALRHSVFRRNVIAGNDVALQIFSSVEANLLVENTFVENLSPLRLVGRRTTTRWSSEGRGNFWSDYEGYDLDGDGIGDVPHKIQNVFEYLEGNYPRLRLYLSSPAAQALALAEKLFPILPGSGERDPAPLMKGEPPMAPFAPPRASRHPGLALLSLMMVATAGIVWTAGRRR, encoded by the coding sequence ATGAGGAACTCTCAGACTCTTCCATCGCGGGGGATAGCACGATTCATCGCGCCAGTACTGATACTGATCGGCGCGAGCTGGAGCGTGACTGACGCTCAGGGCAAGACGCTCGTCGTCAATCCGCAGGGGCCGATCACGTCGGTGGCCGCTGCCGTTGCGCAGGCCGCAGCAGGTGACCTCATTCGGATCGAAGCAGGACTCTATACGGGAAACCTCGTCCTCGATAAACCCCTCACTCTCGAAGGTAGTGGCCGCGCCATCATCCGCGGGCTCGGGCGCGGGAGCGTCATCACCGTTCTGGCGCCGGGATGCGCACTCCGCGGGCTCATCATCGAGCACAGCGGCGGTCAGCTCATTGACGAAGATTCGGGAATCCTCGTCAAATCCAGCGGCAATCTCATCGAAAACAACCAGCTTCGCGATGTCTTATTCGGCATCTATCTGTTCCAGGCGGACGATAACACCGTGCGGCGAAACACCATTCGCGGTCGGGGCGAACTGGGTTTGGGGGAACGAGGCAGCGGAATTCACATCTGGAACTCGAAGCGAAACCTCATCGCCGACAATGTCATCACTCAAATGCGCGATGGGATGTATCTTCAATACGCTTCGCAGAGCACGATTCGCGGAAACCGCATCTTCGATCTCCGCTATGGGCTTCACTACATGAACTCGGACGACAACACGTTTGACGAGAATATCTTCCACGACAACGTCGCCGGTGCTGCCATCATGTACTCCCGGAGAATTCGGTTCCGGCGGAATGTCTTCTGGCGCAATCGTGGATTCAGCTCATACGGGATTCTCTTTCAGGATTGCGAGGAGTGCTGGGCCGAGGAAAACTTCATCCTCGACAATGCGACGGGCATCTTCATGGAGGCCTTGCGTCATAGCGTCTTCCGTCGCAATGTCATCGCCGGAAATGACGTGGCGCTTCAGATCTTCAGCAGCGTCGAGGCGAATCTTCTGGTCGAGAATACCTTCGTTGAGAACCTCAGCCCGTTGCGACTGGTAGGCCGTCGCACAACGACACGGTGGTCATCGGAGGGACGAGGCAATTTCTGGAGCGATTACGAAGGCTATGATCTCGATGGCGACGGGATCGGCGATGTTCCCCACAAGATTCAAAACGTCTTCGAGTATCTGGAGGGGAACTATCCCCGGCTCCGGCTCTACCTCTCCAGTCCGGCGGCGCAGGCGCTGGCACTGGCGGAAAAACTCTTCCCCATCCTCCCCGGTTCGGGCGAGCGGGACCCGGCGCCCTTGATGAAGGGCGAGCCTCCGATGGCTCCCTTTGCCCCGCCGCGGGCTTCCCGACATCCGGGTTTGGCTTTGCTGTCACTCATGATGGTTGCAACGGCCGGTATCGTCTGGACGGCTGGACGACGCCGATGA
- a CDS encoding DJ-1/PfpI family protein: MTEKKLTGKKILMVICPENFRDEELYTPKEIFEQEGAEVKIAAQRLGTAHGMLGRTAEPDLLISQANAGDYDAVVVVGGMGSPTYLWADGQLHALLREAEQRKKVIGAICLSGAVLARAGLLRGRRATVYATDESLKELSQGGALYTGQDVTADGKIITASGPHAAAQFAHAIVSELVARS; encoded by the coding sequence ATGACGGAGAAGAAATTGACCGGGAAGAAAATTCTCATGGTCATCTGTCCCGAAAATTTCCGCGACGAGGAACTCTATACGCCGAAAGAGATTTTCGAGCAGGAAGGAGCTGAAGTGAAAATTGCCGCCCAGCGACTCGGCACGGCTCACGGAATGCTGGGGCGAACGGCGGAACCCGATCTGCTCATCTCCCAGGCGAACGCGGGAGACTACGATGCCGTTGTTGTGGTCGGCGGAATGGGCTCACCGACCTATCTCTGGGCAGACGGTCAGCTCCACGCCCTGCTGCGGGAAGCCGAGCAACGCAAGAAAGTGATCGGCGCGATCTGTCTCTCCGGTGCCGTTCTGGCCCGCGCCGGCTTGCTGCGAGGCCGCCGGGCAACGGTGTACGCCACCGACGAATCGCTCAAGGAATTGAGCCAGGGCGGTGCTCTCTATACCGGTCAGGATGTCACCGCTGATGGAAAGATCATCACAGCCAGCGGCCCACATGCGGCAGCGCAGTTCGCCCATGCGATCGTTTCGGAACTCGTGGCCCGGTCGTGA
- a CDS encoding nitrous oxide reductase accessory protein NosL, whose translation MNSRGPDASHRGGHPLERLMRTTVTVGLLIVAACGRATLAPVPLTPADVCSYCKMAISETQYAAEIVTEDGEPLPFDDLACLALYLKERPVNVGAIFVMDYSSRTWVKAEEACFLRSPRFKTPMSGGIAAFREKASAEAALRDLGGELMTFAQVLARPERGDK comes from the coding sequence ATGAACAGCAGAGGTCCTGATGCAAGTCATCGGGGAGGCCATCCGCTCGAACGACTCATGCGGACAACAGTGACCGTGGGGCTGCTCATTGTGGCCGCCTGCGGTCGAGCGACACTCGCTCCGGTGCCCCTCACTCCGGCGGATGTCTGTTCGTATTGCAAAATGGCTATCTCCGAGACGCAGTATGCCGCAGAAATCGTGACCGAGGATGGCGAGCCGTTACCGTTCGATGACCTCGCGTGTCTGGCGTTGTATCTCAAGGAAAGGCCAGTCAACGTGGGAGCGATCTTCGTGATGGATTATTCATCGCGCACCTGGGTGAAGGCCGAGGAGGCGTGTTTCCTTCGTTCGCCCCGATTCAAAACGCCAATGAGCGGAGGCATCGCCGCTTTTCGGGAGAAAGCGAGCGCTGAGGCCGCTCTCCGTGACCTCGGAGGTGAGCTGATGACATTCGCTCAGGTGCTGGCACGCCCTGAGCGAGGCGACAAGTGA
- the nosZ gene encoding Sec-dependent nitrous-oxide reductase produces MKKRPELLWILGSLGVTVALAALIFSSCARRPTVERGEVAEAAVATYVAPGDTDEYYLFYSGGHSGNVFVAGIPSMRHIATIPVFTPYPSTGYGFDKESKEMLGGYTWGDVHHPALSETNGDYDGRWLFVNDNANNRLARIDLRDFKVKQILGPIPNISGYHGGSFVTPNTEYVLAASRFSIPVPKGSYAPVEEYATKYKGVVAGIAIDPKTGEMSVGWQILMPPFDYDLGDAGKGPSYGWAFWTSYNTERAIGKLEVTSTQKDRDYIAAVNWKAAEQAIKDGKYKMIGGVKVIDPKETPGIVYLIPCAKSPHGVDVSPDGKYIVGSGKLQSITTVFNMEKILTAIQNRNFSGEEDGIPVLNYDAVKDAEVNVGLGPLHTQFDDKGYAYTSLFVESAIAKWKLGTWEVVDKIPVSYNIGHLAAAEGDTVNPDGKYLVALNKLSHGRHLSVGPSQPESSQLIDISGEKMKLIYDAFTEPEPHYAQIIKADKIKPIEVYSKDENKHPHAIWDVKDAKIERSGNRVTVKMVAVRSSFEPWKIEVNQGDLVTIHLTNIEQTTDELHGFGLNEYNINVVVDPGETKTIEFVANKPGVFPFYCTNFCSALHQEMQGYLLVKPK; encoded by the coding sequence ATGAAGAAACGACCGGAACTTCTGTGGATTCTAGGGAGCCTGGGTGTCACCGTGGCTCTCGCCGCTCTCATTTTTTCCAGTTGCGCCCGGAGACCTACGGTCGAGCGCGGTGAAGTGGCGGAAGCGGCCGTGGCGACCTACGTCGCACCGGGCGACACCGATGAATACTATCTCTTCTATTCCGGCGGGCATTCGGGAAACGTCTTCGTCGCCGGCATCCCTTCGATGCGACACATCGCCACCATCCCGGTGTTCACACCTTATCCCTCTACCGGCTACGGTTTCGACAAAGAATCGAAAGAGATGTTGGGTGGGTATACCTGGGGTGATGTGCACCACCCGGCCCTCAGCGAAACCAACGGCGACTACGATGGGCGCTGGCTCTTCGTGAACGATAACGCGAACAACCGCCTGGCCCGGATTGATCTGCGCGATTTCAAAGTCAAGCAGATTCTGGGGCCGATCCCGAATATCTCCGGCTATCACGGCGGGTCATTTGTCACGCCGAACACCGAATACGTGCTGGCCGCTTCGCGCTTTTCGATCCCGGTGCCCAAAGGGAGTTACGCGCCGGTTGAGGAGTATGCAACCAAGTACAAGGGCGTGGTGGCAGGCATAGCCATTGATCCGAAAACCGGCGAGATGAGCGTCGGCTGGCAGATTCTCATGCCCCCGTTCGATTACGACCTGGGCGATGCCGGAAAGGGTCCAAGCTATGGTTGGGCGTTCTGGACCTCCTACAATACCGAACGCGCCATCGGCAAGCTCGAAGTCACCTCCACCCAGAAGGATCGAGACTACATCGCCGCCGTCAACTGGAAAGCCGCCGAACAGGCTATCAAGGACGGCAAGTACAAGATGATCGGCGGCGTGAAGGTTATTGATCCGAAGGAGACGCCGGGAATCGTCTATCTCATCCCCTGCGCCAAAAGCCCCCACGGGGTTGATGTGAGTCCTGACGGGAAGTACATCGTCGGCAGCGGCAAGCTCCAATCCATCACCACCGTCTTCAATATGGAGAAAATTCTCACGGCCATTCAGAACCGGAACTTCAGCGGTGAAGAAGATGGAATTCCCGTGCTCAATTACGACGCCGTCAAAGATGCCGAGGTTAATGTGGGATTGGGACCGCTGCACACCCAATTCGATGATAAGGGCTATGCCTACACCAGCCTCTTTGTGGAAAGCGCCATCGCCAAGTGGAAGCTCGGGACCTGGGAAGTGGTGGACAAGATTCCCGTCTCTTACAATATCGGTCACCTGGCGGCTGCCGAAGGCGACACGGTCAACCCGGACGGAAAGTATCTCGTAGCGCTCAATAAGCTCTCACACGGTCGCCATCTGAGCGTCGGTCCGTCTCAACCCGAAAGCTCGCAACTCATTGACATCTCCGGCGAGAAGATGAAACTCATCTACGACGCCTTCACCGAGCCGGAACCTCATTACGCGCAGATTATCAAAGCCGACAAGATCAAGCCGATCGAGGTCTACTCCAAAGACGAGAACAAGCATCCGCACGCTATCTGGGATGTCAAAGATGCCAAGATCGAGCGCAGTGGCAATCGGGTGACGGTGAAAATGGTTGCCGTCCGCAGCAGCTTTGAGCCCTGGAAGATCGAGGTGAATCAAGGAGATCTCGTGACGATTCACCTCACCAATATCGAGCAGACGACCGACGAGCTGCATGGCTTTGGATTGAACGAGTACAACATCAATGTCGTGGTTGATCCCGGCGAAACGAAAACCATCGAATTCGTCGCCAACAAGCCCGGTGTCTTCCCGTTCTACTGCACGAACTTCTGTTCGGCGCTCCATCAGGAGATGCAGGGATACCTGTTGGTGAAACCGAAATGA
- a CDS encoding ABC transporter ATP-binding protein encodes MIEIEHLTKRFGDFVAVDDLSLEVRSGETFALLGPNGSGKTTTLKCLVGLVRPTSGEIRVQGLNLQTEGRAARRLMSYLPQRVTFPENLTAREVLEFYCRLRKLSPDRIEKLFAESQFDFDGFADKSVGEFSGGMVQRLGLAVACLPDTPILVFDEPTVSLDPEGVIHFRRFLAALKDRGKTIIFSSHALADVEAVADRVGILVGGRLVAVESVAALREEVARRSRLRIRLHPSQSAWAEVARQAGASDAQLEGEELLITSLPTRRWEILEALRTAGAIIEDFATEEPSLEEIYLRYIHEQQRS; translated from the coding sequence ATGATCGAGATTGAACATCTGACCAAGAGATTCGGCGACTTCGTCGCCGTGGATGATCTCTCGCTCGAGGTTCGATCGGGAGAAACATTCGCTTTGCTCGGCCCGAACGGCAGCGGCAAGACAACAACGCTCAAATGCCTCGTCGGACTGGTGAGGCCGACATCCGGCGAGATTCGGGTTCAAGGACTCAATCTACAAACGGAGGGGCGAGCAGCGCGACGCCTCATGAGCTACCTTCCTCAACGTGTCACCTTTCCGGAAAATCTGACGGCGCGGGAAGTGCTCGAATTTTACTGCCGGTTGAGAAAACTCTCCCCGGACCGAATCGAAAAGTTATTTGCCGAAAGCCAGTTCGACTTCGATGGGTTCGCCGACAAGTCGGTGGGTGAATTCTCCGGGGGTATGGTGCAGCGCCTGGGGTTGGCTGTCGCCTGCTTGCCGGATACGCCGATTCTCGTCTTCGACGAACCGACGGTCAGCCTCGATCCTGAAGGGGTGATTCACTTCCGCCGCTTCCTGGCGGCGTTGAAGGACCGAGGGAAAACGATCATTTTCTCCTCTCATGCGCTGGCGGACGTGGAGGCCGTCGCCGATCGTGTTGGCATCCTTGTTGGAGGCCGCTTGGTCGCCGTCGAATCGGTTGCCGCGCTGCGGGAGGAAGTGGCTCGCCGAAGCCGACTGCGCATTCGACTTCATCCGTCACAATCGGCCTGGGCGGAGGTGGCACGTCAGGCAGGAGCCAGCGACGCTCAACTAGAGGGAGAGGAGCTGCTCATCACATCGCTCCCGACTCGGCGATGGGAGATTCTTGAGGCGCTTCGCACGGCCGGCGCGATCATCGAAGACTTTGCCACTGAAGAGCCATCGCTCGAAGAGATTTACTTGAGGTACATCCATGAACAGCAGAGGTCCTGA
- a CDS encoding ABC transporter permease subunit has translation MDRSIIAAIAWHELVVTIRSRWLGIFALAFGALALAISYFGLVTGGMVGFQGFSRTSASVLNLVLYLIPLVALMMGTLSFTSEKSAGELLFSQPVTRTEILVGKLLGLFLSLVAATLLGFGSAGLVIALKTSGEGAERYPLVVGLALVLELVFLCLAVLTATLCQRKSKAIGVALFLWFFFVIFYDLLVIGGTFLLKERTANLFVFLSLFGNPVDMIRVASLIALDGEEIFGVAGAALIRFVGGSGALIALMTALLVVWIAAPIIAADRLLRRQDI, from the coding sequence ATGGATCGTTCGATCATCGCCGCCATTGCCTGGCATGAGCTGGTTGTCACGATTCGCAGTCGCTGGCTGGGAATCTTCGCTCTGGCTTTCGGGGCGCTGGCCCTGGCCATTTCGTATTTCGGTCTGGTGACCGGAGGCATGGTGGGATTTCAAGGGTTCAGCCGAACGTCGGCCAGCGTGCTCAATCTCGTTCTCTACCTCATTCCGCTGGTCGCCCTGATGATGGGTACGCTCAGCTTCACCAGCGAGAAGAGCGCCGGTGAACTTTTGTTCTCCCAACCGGTCACACGGACGGAAATCCTGGTGGGGAAACTCCTTGGGTTATTTCTTTCGCTCGTTGCGGCCACGCTTCTGGGATTTGGGTCAGCAGGCCTTGTCATTGCTCTGAAGACAAGCGGGGAGGGGGCTGAACGTTACCCGCTCGTCGTCGGGCTGGCCCTTGTGCTGGAGCTTGTCTTCTTGTGTCTGGCGGTACTCACGGCCACGCTCTGCCAGAGGAAATCAAAAGCCATCGGGGTAGCCCTCTTCCTCTGGTTTTTCTTCGTGATTTTCTACGATCTGCTCGTCATCGGGGGAACGTTCCTGCTCAAGGAGCGAACGGCCAATCTCTTTGTGTTTCTCTCCCTGTTTGGCAATCCGGTGGATATGATCCGTGTTGCCAGCCTGATCGCTCTCGACGGGGAGGAAATCTTTGGCGTTGCCGGAGCGGCCCTCATTCGCTTCGTTGGAGGGTCCGGGGCGCTCATAGCTCTCATGACGGCGTTGCTGGTGGTCTGGATCGCAGCGCCGATTATCGCTGCCGACCGCTTGCTACGGCGACAGGATATTTAG
- a CDS encoding c-type cytochrome encodes MKGTYRDSLWLYGFGTVMLVLTVGLYWGAMRPEWHTYQSEFRDLVARRFGAERAERLPRGVQQIWVKELNRVDRCVTCHQGIEWKGLENVPQPYRSHPKEILEKHPVARYGCTICHGGQGYATDLRSAHATLIEHWEEPLLSSDLGKTYLISDRKALMQIQCNLCHRYDRETKGADYINYAKQLVQQKGCRACHKINGRGGTIGPDLTFVGDKSPEQYDYSRISGVKSVFAWHVAHFKNPKAIVSETVMPNFNFGSREAQALAMLVMSWKRATLPTAYIPGAGVVDRPTPEEIERERQMLTGEGAFFVKKGCFICHDVSTLGIESAAKIGPDLANAYADVQSRFGKTLEDFLMNPTGTMAVVLSTQIQLTDAEKREALEKLKLAYQKRLEQSASPAGKN; translated from the coding sequence CTCTGGCTCTATGGGTTCGGGACTGTGATGTTGGTTCTGACGGTCGGGCTCTACTGGGGTGCGATGCGACCCGAATGGCATACCTACCAATCCGAATTCCGCGATCTGGTGGCGCGCCGCTTCGGGGCTGAACGAGCCGAGCGACTCCCCCGGGGTGTGCAGCAAATCTGGGTGAAGGAATTGAATCGAGTGGATCGCTGTGTCACTTGCCATCAAGGGATCGAGTGGAAGGGACTGGAGAATGTTCCTCAGCCGTATCGCTCGCATCCGAAGGAGATTTTAGAGAAGCATCCGGTGGCGCGATATGGCTGCACTATCTGTCACGGTGGTCAGGGCTATGCGACCGATCTGCGGTCGGCCCATGCCACGCTCATCGAGCACTGGGAGGAGCCACTGCTGTCCAGCGATCTGGGCAAAACCTATCTGATCAGCGACCGCAAGGCGCTCATGCAGATTCAGTGTAACCTTTGCCATCGCTATGACCGCGAGACCAAAGGGGCCGATTACATCAACTACGCGAAGCAACTCGTCCAGCAGAAAGGCTGCCGGGCCTGCCATAAGATCAACGGGCGGGGTGGCACGATCGGCCCGGACCTGACCTTTGTCGGAGACAAATCTCCCGAGCAATACGATTACTCGCGCATCTCCGGCGTGAAGTCGGTCTTCGCCTGGCATGTCGCCCACTTCAAGAACCCCAAGGCCATTGTCAGCGAGACCGTCATGCCCAATTTCAATTTCGGCAGTCGGGAAGCACAGGCGCTGGCCATGCTCGTCATGAGCTGGAAACGCGCCACTCTTCCGACAGCCTATATTCCCGGCGCGGGCGTCGTGGACCGGCCCACGCCGGAAGAAATCGAGCGGGAACGGCAGATGCTCACCGGTGAAGGTGCATTCTTCGTGAAGAAGGGGTGCTTCATCTGCCATGATGTCAGCACGCTGGGCATCGAATCGGCCGCGAAGATCGGGCCTGACCTGGCCAATGCCTATGCCGATGTCCAGAGTCGGTTCGGCAAAACGCTCGAAGATTTTCTCATGAATCCGACGGGAACCATGGCCGTTGTCCTCTCGACTCAGATTCAATTGACCGATGCCGAGAAACGCGAAGCCCTCGAGAAGCTGAAACTGGCCTACCAAAAGAGGCTCGAACAATCGGCCAGTCCCGCGGGCAAGAACTAG